A single genomic interval of Nonomuraea rubra harbors:
- a CDS encoding ABC transporter ATP-binding protein — protein MLEIDNLSHVYGGGTPNAHHAIEGLNLSVAAGELLCIVGPSGCGKSTLLRSIAGLIQPTGGQVRVEGNLVRQTPDNLAVVFQDYSRSLFPWMSVADNVALPLRRRNMDKKQRREAAAEALESVGLANAGRKYPFQLSGGMQQRVAIARALAYRPTLMLMDEPFGSVDAQTREDLEDLVLKVRGHHQMTIVLITHDIDESVYVGDRVVVLSKAPAHVVGDLKVDLPGPRDQISTREHPDFVHLRAEVGRLVRGHATV, from the coding sequence ATGCTCGAGATAGACAACCTTTCCCACGTGTACGGCGGCGGTACTCCCAACGCACACCACGCCATCGAAGGACTCAACCTGAGCGTCGCAGCCGGCGAGCTGCTCTGCATCGTGGGGCCGTCGGGCTGCGGGAAGTCCACGCTGCTCCGCTCCATCGCCGGCCTGATCCAGCCGACGGGCGGGCAGGTCAGGGTGGAGGGCAACCTCGTCCGCCAGACGCCGGACAACCTCGCCGTGGTCTTCCAGGACTACAGCCGCTCCCTGTTCCCCTGGATGTCGGTCGCCGACAACGTGGCCCTGCCGCTGCGCCGCAGGAACATGGACAAGAAGCAGCGCCGCGAGGCCGCCGCCGAGGCGCTGGAGTCCGTGGGCCTGGCCAACGCGGGCCGCAAGTACCCGTTCCAGCTCTCCGGCGGCATGCAGCAGCGCGTCGCGATCGCGCGGGCGCTGGCGTACCGGCCGACGCTGATGCTCATGGACGAGCCGTTCGGGTCGGTGGACGCGCAGACCAGGGAGGACCTGGAGGACCTGGTGCTCAAGGTCCGCGGCCACCACCAGATGACGATCGTGCTCATCACCCACGACATCGACGAGAGCGTCTACGTCGGTGACCGCGTGGTCGTGCTGTCCAAGGCGCCCGCGCACGTGGTGGGCGACCTGAAGGTGGACCTGCCCGGGCCGCGCGACCAGATCTCGACGCGCGAGCACCCCGACTTCGTGCACCTGCGCGCCGAGGTGGGGCGGCTCGTCCGCGGCCACGCCACCGTCTGA
- a CDS encoding DUF4429 domain-containing protein: MADVLAGRGCTWAFGAESLTITPEPGKAPKLLAALGERVVPYAAIADVTLTPGRHRTVVLRVLPRQGADPVLTAAAGQLKPPADPFRLVLPTARETLADYYADELRAALTDRGPTEHFLIAAPPVPRAFKGWDGAASFDGTDVTFTWFWSGASAAKYSAGDQRYPVADLEGVEWHAPEGASGSLRLKPRGRRMSPDPNKDPASVVFSLGWGATHQSLPFAAAVLAAIPAPRRSLPVARGIQVAELIAKLGELRDAGVLSEEEFQAKKAELLSRL; encoded by the coding sequence ATGGCGGATGTCTTAGCGGGCCGAGGCTGCACCTGGGCGTTCGGCGCGGAATCGCTCACCATCACCCCCGAACCCGGCAAGGCGCCCAAACTTCTCGCCGCACTCGGTGAACGCGTCGTTCCCTACGCGGCCATCGCCGACGTCACGCTCACACCGGGCCGGCACCGCACGGTGGTGCTGCGCGTGCTGCCCAGGCAGGGCGCCGACCCCGTCCTGACCGCCGCGGCCGGCCAGCTCAAACCGCCCGCCGACCCCTTCCGGCTGGTGCTGCCCACCGCCAGGGAGACACTGGCCGACTACTACGCGGACGAACTGCGCGCGGCCCTTACCGACCGCGGGCCCACCGAACATTTCCTCATCGCCGCTCCGCCGGTGCCGCGCGCCTTCAAGGGCTGGGACGGCGCCGCCTCCTTCGACGGCACCGACGTCACCTTCACCTGGTTCTGGTCCGGGGCGTCCGCCGCCAAGTACTCGGCGGGCGACCAGCGTTACCCGGTCGCGGACCTGGAGGGGGTCGAGTGGCACGCGCCCGAGGGGGCCAGCGGCTCGCTGCGGCTGAAGCCGCGCGGCCGGCGCATGTCCCCCGACCCGAACAAGGACCCGGCGTCGGTCGTCTTCAGCCTCGGCTGGGGCGCCACCCACCAGTCGCTGCCCTTCGCCGCCGCCGTCCTGGCCGCCATCCCGGCTCCCCGGCGGAGCCTGCCCGTGGCCCGCGGGATCCAGGTGGCCGAACTGATCGCCAAGCTAGGGGAGCTGCGGGACGCCGGGGTGTTGTCAGAGGAGGAGTTCCAGGCCAAGAAGGCTGAGCTGCTGTCGCGGCTGTGA
- a CDS encoding alpha/beta fold hydrolase, with protein sequence MTTFALIHGGGGSAFDWHLVEAALRDRGHDTVAVDLPTSDPQAGLWDYADAVVQAAGTPGPLVVVAHSWGGFVGPLVAERAKAAALVLVTAMIPSPAETPADWWARTGHATSGIDDEYELYLHDVPRELGERVLAHDRALAEKMDMDRAYYEPWPLTAWPEVPTRYLLCRDDRFFTPEFVRRHVKERLGIVPDEMPGSHMVMLSRPGELADYLVAVLPAG encoded by the coding sequence ATGACAACCTTCGCGCTCATTCACGGCGGCGGCGGAAGCGCGTTCGACTGGCACCTGGTCGAAGCGGCGCTCCGCGATCGCGGGCACGACACGGTGGCGGTGGACCTGCCGACGTCCGACCCCCAGGCAGGGCTCTGGGACTACGCCGACGCCGTCGTCCAGGCGGCCGGCACGCCCGGGCCCCTCGTGGTGGTGGCCCACTCGTGGGGCGGCTTCGTCGGCCCTCTCGTCGCCGAGCGTGCCAAGGCCGCCGCGCTCGTCCTGGTCACCGCCATGATCCCGAGCCCGGCCGAGACCCCGGCGGACTGGTGGGCCCGCACCGGCCACGCCACGTCCGGCATCGACGACGAGTACGAGCTCTACCTGCACGACGTCCCCCGGGAACTGGGCGAGCGGGTGCTGGCCCACGACCGCGCGCTGGCCGAGAAGATGGACATGGACCGCGCCTACTACGAGCCGTGGCCGCTGACCGCCTGGCCGGAGGTCCCGACGAGGTACCTGCTCTGCCGCGACGACCGGTTCTTCACTCCCGAGTTCGTGCGCCGCCATGTGAAGGAGCGGCTGGGCATCGTCCCGGACGAGATGCCGGGCAGCCACATGGTGATGTTGTCGCGGCCGGGCGAGCTGGCGGACTATCTCGTAGCGGTTCTCCCCGCGGGCTGA
- a CDS encoding AraC family transcriptional regulator, with amino-acid sequence MSPNGHGVALVLIGRFPMPARTRFARHTHQVHQLAWASSGTLTVAADARTWVLPTTRALWIPAGVPHEVIAASHSTMTSLYLSEPPPGNAAERWAEPQPVEVTRLIAELILFLDDSELDAGRRAHGETLLLDLLEPVPMTTLDAPLPADPRALEVARAIIEEPATALSLDDWGRRVGASGRTLARLFLSGSGMPFGRWRTLVRLNAALPALAAGEPLSRVSRAVGYETVSAFVAAFRRETGVTPGAYFRTGRPPAGRGAP; translated from the coding sequence ATGTCGCCAAACGGACACGGCGTCGCGCTCGTGCTCATCGGGAGGTTCCCGATGCCGGCGCGGACGCGCTTCGCCCGGCACACCCACCAGGTGCACCAGCTGGCCTGGGCGTCCAGCGGCACGCTCACGGTCGCCGCGGACGCCAGGACCTGGGTGCTGCCGACCACGCGGGCGCTCTGGATCCCGGCCGGGGTGCCGCACGAGGTGATCGCGGCGAGCCACAGCACGATGACATCCCTGTACCTGTCCGAGCCGCCGCCGGGCAACGCAGCCGAGCGGTGGGCCGAGCCTCAGCCGGTCGAGGTCACGCGGCTGATCGCGGAGCTGATCCTCTTCCTGGACGACTCCGAACTCGACGCCGGCCGCCGGGCGCACGGCGAGACGCTGCTGCTCGACCTGCTGGAGCCGGTGCCGATGACCACCCTCGACGCTCCGCTGCCGGCCGACCCGCGCGCCCTGGAGGTCGCACGGGCGATCATCGAGGAGCCTGCCACCGCGCTCTCGCTCGACGACTGGGGCCGCCGGGTCGGTGCCTCGGGGCGTACGCTCGCGCGGCTGTTCCTGTCCGGTTCCGGCATGCCGTTCGGGCGGTGGCGTACGCTCGTCCGCCTCAACGCGGCCTTGCCCGCTCTCGCCGCGGGGGAGCCGCTGAGCCGGGTGTCGCGGGCCGTCGGGTACGAGACGGTCAGCGCGTTCGTCGCGGCCTTCCGGCGCGAGACCGGTGTCACGCCCGGCGCGTACTTCAGGACCGGCCGGCCGCCGGCCGGTCGAGGGGCTCCGTGA